One window from the genome of Camelus bactrianus isolate YW-2024 breed Bactrian camel chromosome 4, ASM4877302v1, whole genome shotgun sequence encodes:
- the B3GALT9 gene encoding beta-1,3-galactosyltransferase 9: MQVTFCRLRTHQWCFILFNVILFHALLFGADFVEEYFLHALPYVDMKVLEVKDKARKLNTEPLRSNLSKYYILSQPEVCKGKNIFLLSLIFSSPGNGTRRDLIRKTWGNVSSVQGHPILTLFALGMPVLVTTQQEIDKESQKNNDIIEGIFLDNAENQTLKIITMMQWAVTFCPNALFILKADEEMFVNLPSLVDYLLNLKEHLEDIYVGRVIHQDTPNRDPNSQELVPFSEYPEKYYPDYCSGEAFIMSQDVARMMYVVFKEVPIMVPADVFVGICAKSIGLKPIHSSRFSGKSHIRYNRCCYKFIFTSSETTDEMPLAWKEINNGKECTLFETYYGLISCKLLTYLDSFKRFHMGTIKNNAMYFGD, translated from the exons ATGCAG GTGACATTCTGCAGACTTCGGACTCACCAATGGTGTTTCATTCTGTTTAATGTTATCCTTTTTCATGCCTTGCTTTTTGGGGCTGATTTTGTGGAAGAATATTTTCTGCATGCTTTGCCTTATGTGGATATGAAAGTTCTTGAAGTTAAAGATAAGGCAAGAAAATTGAACACAGAGCCCCTAAGAAGTAATCTTTCCAAATATTATATCCTGAGCCAGCCGGAGGTGTGTAAAGGGAAGAACATATTTTTGCTCTCTCTTATCTTCAGTAGCCCAGGAAATGGAACAAGGCGGGATCTCATTAGGAAAACCTGGGGTAATGTAAGCAGTGTCCAAGGGCACCCCATTCTCACACTGTTTGCTCTGGGGATGCCTGTTTTGGTAACTACCCAGCAAGAGATAGACAAAGAGTCCCAAAAGAATAATGATATAATTGAAGGAATCTTCTTGGACAATGCTGAGAACCAAACTCTGAAGATTATCACAATGATGCAGTGGGCTGTGACTTTCTGCCCTAACGCCCTGTTCATCCTCAAGGCTGATGAAGAGATGTTTGTCAATCTACCAAGCTTGGTAGACTATCTTCTCAATCTGAAAGAACACCTTGAAGATATCTATGTAGGAAGAGTTATCCATCAGGATACACCCAACAGAGACCCTAATAGCCAAGAATTGGTCCCTTTTAGTGAGTACCCAGAAAAGTACTACCCAGATTACTGCAGTGGTGAGGCCTTTATCATGTCCCAAGATGTGGCTCGGATGATGTACGTAGTTTTTAAAGAAGTACCCATCATGGTGCCTGCTGATGTATTTGTAGGAATCTGTGCTAAGTCCATTGGCCTTAAACCCATCCACAGTTCAAGGTTTTCTGGGAAAAGTCACATCAGATACAACAGATGTTGCTATAAGTTCATTTTCACATCCTCAGAAACTACAGATGAAATGCCCTTGGCATGGAAGGAAATTAACAACGGGAAAGAATGTACACTCTTTGAAACCTACTACGGGCTCATTTCCTGCAAACTTCTGACATACCTTGACAGCTTTAAACGTTTTCACATGGgtaccataaaaaataatgccatgtaTTTTGGTGATtag